A portion of the Scylla paramamosain isolate STU-SP2022 chromosome 2, ASM3559412v1, whole genome shotgun sequence genome contains these proteins:
- the LOC135106218 gene encoding LOW QUALITY PROTEIN: neprilysin-2-like (The sequence of the model RefSeq protein was modified relative to this genomic sequence to represent the inferred CDS: deleted 1 base in 1 codon): MRMCTLTEGTAVLARADSYISCLLERQEVAQESSGTADVDLPLLICIKMKAMRSRLNGAGGGLWKYGTMQESVDIDLDEDFCRQPGWLGRRTRLERYLILAATTVMFIVVALAISLAAVIYGYQSGIFKQNAESSMLPVVSAALTQPDGPCVSKGCVTAAASLIKSMDESVDPCEDFFEFACGGFLNSTIIPDDKTTISRFSEISDELQQKLRSLVEAEVDPNEPGFSQMVKNLYKSCMNTTKIKEQGLEPLKNILRQMGGWPVLEGNAWDPSGFEWTHNVYINRQLGYSLDYIFDFSVTSNIKNSTSRIIDIDQPPLGMPSRKYMLKGFNNSDVQAYYNYQISMAVLLGADRARAERELKESLEFEIQIANYSLPKEERRNASKLYNKMTIGELQAKVPEIPWLEYINNVLTPFHRVTTEEPVVVNVPDYVKNLGQLLNRTPKRVIANYMLWRAAAASVAYLSEDARNIQLEYSKKLVGKETREPRWKECMGTISRSLSHGVGSMYARKFFKKDAKLAADSMVTFIRNEFEKILKTLDWMDPLTRKRALAKAKAITPHIAYPPELLMNNKLAELYDGLVITDGELLENMRNLTIFGTDYSFKRLREKVDKKDWRNHGAAAVVNAFYSPLENSIQFPAGILQGTFFEADRPKYMNFAAIGYVIGHEITHGFDDTGRQFDANGDLRDWWEKETQDRFLKKAECIIYQYGNYSAPEVNLNLNGINTQGENIADNGGIKEAYFAYEEWTRLYGEEKRLPSLPYSPKQLFWISAANVWCSKYRPETLKLRILTGAHSPARFRVNGPFSNVKEFAKDWRCPAKSAMNPSKRCSVW; this comes from the exons GCAGCCAGGATGGTTGGGTCGTCGGACGAGATTGGAGCGGTATCTCATCCTGGCGGCGACGACTGTGATGTTCATCGTGGTCGCC CTCGCCATCTCCCTCGCAGCCGTCATCTATGGCTACCAGTCCGGCATCTTCAAGCAGAACG CAGAGTCCTCAATGCTCCCCGTTGTCTCAGCAGCTCTCACGCAACCAGACGGACCCTGCGTATCCAAAGGATGTGTCACTGCAG CTGCAAGCCTGATCAAGTCCATGGATGAGAGTGTGGACCCTTGTGAAGACTTCTTTGAATTTGCCTGCGGAGGATTCCTAAATTCAACCATCATTCCTGATGACAAAACGACCATTTCACGCTTCAGTGAAATCTCAGATGAGCTTCAGCAGAAGTTGCGAAGCCTGGTGGAGGCAGAAGTAGATCCCAATGAACCTGGCTTCTCTCAGATGGTCAAGAATCTGTACAAGTCGTGCATGAATACta CTAAAATCAAGGAGCAGGGCCTGGAGCCATTGAAGAACATCCTGAGACAGATGGGAGGATGGCCTGTGCTGGAGGGCAATGCCTGGGATCCCTCGGGCTTCGAGTGGACTCACAACGTCTACATCAACAGACAACTCGGCTACTCCCTTGACTACATATTTGACTTTTCAGTCACATCCAACATCAAGAACTCCACAAGTCGTATAATtgat ATCGACCAGCCACCCCTTGGGATGCCCTCCCGGAAGTATATGCTCAAGGGATTCAACAATAGTGACGTGCAGGCATACTACAACTATCAGATCAGCATGGCAGTGCTGCTTGGTGCCGACCGAGCCAGAGCAGAGAGGGAGTTGAAAGAGTCCCTTGAATTTGAGATTCAGATTGCTAAT tATTCCCTGCCCAAGGAGGAGCGCCGCAATGCCTCAAAGCTGTACAACAAGATGACCATTGGAGAACTTCAGGCCAAGGTGCCAGAGATCCCATGGCTGGAATATATCAACAATGTCCTCACTCCATTCCATAGG GTGACTACTGAGGAGCCTGTGGTAGTGAATGTCCCAGACTATGTCAAAAATCTGGGCCAACTTCTCAACAGGACTCCTAAGAG AGTGATCGCTAACTACATGCTGTggcgagcagcagcagcctcagTAGCATATCTGTCTGAAGATGCAAGAAACATACAGCTTGAGTATTCAAAAAAACTGGTTgggaaggagacaagagaaCCTCGCTGGAAAGAATGTATGGGTACTATTTCTCGAAG TCTATCTCATGGTGTTGGCTCCATGTATGCACGAAAGTTCTTCAAAAAGGATGCGAAATTAGCTGCTGATTCCATGGTGACCTTCATTCGTAATGAATTTGAGAAAATCTTGAAAACGCTGGACTGGATGGATCCACTCACTCGAAAAAGAGCACTTGCAAAGGCCAAGGCCATCACGCCTCACATTGCTTATCCTCCTGAACTCTTGATGAATAACAAGCTGGCTGAGTTGTATGATGGG CTGGTAATTACAGATGGTGAATTGCTGGAAAACATGAGGAACTTGACTATCTTTGGAACTGACTATTCTTTCAAGCGTCTACGAGAAAAGGTCGATAAGAAGGATTGGAGAAATCATggggctgctgctgttgttaatgCCTTCTACAGTCCTCTGGAAAACTCAATAC AGTTTCCAGCTGGCATCCTACAGGGTACATTCTTTGAGGCTGATCGACCTAAATACATGAACTTTGCGGCCATTGGCTATGTCATAGGACATGAGATCACGCATGGCTTTGATGATACA GGTCGGCAGTTTGATGCAAATGGAGATCTGAGAGACTGGTGGGAGAAGGAGACCCAAGATAGATTCCTTAAAAAGGCAGAGTGCATCATCTATCAATATGGGAACTACTCTGCCCCAGAAGTAAATCTCAAT CTGAATGGCATCAACACCCAGGGAGAGAACATTGCTGACAATGGTGGCATCAAGGAAGCTTATTTTGCCTATGAGGAGTGGACGAGGCTttatggagaagagaagaggcttccttccctcccttactcacCAAAGCAGCTTTTCTGGATCTCTGCTGCCAATGTGTGGTGCAGCAAATATCGTCCAGAGACACTCAAACTGCGTATCCTGACAGGGGCTCACTCCCCTGCAAGATTTAGGGTCAATGGACCTTTCAGCAATGTTAAGGAATTTGCTAAAGACTGGAGATGCCCTGCTAAGAGTGCAATGAATCCTTCTAAAAGGTGCTCTGTCTGGTAA